Below is a genomic region from Helicobacter pylori.
TAGTGGGAGTATAAGCATGATACAGAGTTTTACAAGATTGAACGTCGCTGACAATAGCGGCGCTAAAGAAATCATGTGCATTAAGGTGTTAGGAGGCAGCCACAAACGCTATGCGAGCGTGGGTAGCGTGATCGTGGCTTCCGTGAAAAAAGCTATCCCTAATGGCAAGGTGAAACGAGGCCAGGTGGTGAAAGCCGTTGTGGTGAGAACGAAAAAAGAAATCCAAAGGAAAAATGGTTCTTTGGTGCGTT
It encodes:
- the rplN gene encoding 50S ribosomal protein L14; translated protein: MIQSFTRLNVADNSGAKEIMCIKVLGGSHKRYASVGSVIVASVKKAIPNGKVKRGQVVKAVVVRTKKEIQRKNGSLVRFDDNAAVILDAKKDPVGTRIFGPVSREVRYANFMKIISLAPEVV